A genome region from Roseofilum capinflatum BLCC-M114 includes the following:
- a CDS encoding CHASE2 domain-containing serine/threonine-protein kinase, whose amino-acid sequence MKTSLPLWQRCRSLVCEQIWPKLCQWWKNPQDSWMDWVSVGNLVVIVTLTTVLVVALRELGWTESLELLIYDQLTQWRAIAETDDRILIVGVTEEDIQAQQRYPLSDETIYQLLQKLEAHEPRIIGLDIYRDIPQNPGREELMAYLQGEDNRTVTVCQLSKGEDDIGVPPPPGVPNAYLGFADVVIDEDGVIRRSLLWGRPFPSSKCQVTQAFSLQLTRHYLKYENIEAKPSQGTLMLGSVPLERLEPNTGGYQGVDAEGYQILLKYHSPDRVARKVTLTDVLQDRVDPSWIRDRMILIGVTAPSLNDFFYTPYSRGQESNHQMAGVEIHAQMISQLLSAALEGQPLMSTWSDRGEILWILGWAAVGAVLSWKVAHPLGLSGTLAIAVLGLAGSSWGFFQAAVWVPLFSPVLGLFISSSGVLAYRSYQTEKVQQEMAERVKQQEQDLKLLQTFLEEQTQAQDATQLEASENTQTWTETEIDEEECTQIAPEDPEEWTQPMSLLGGRYHITKVLGAGGFGQTYLAQDIQRPRHPICVIKHLRPIQTDGNFFQVAQRLFKTEAEILEILGEHDRIPQLFAYFEEYQEFYLVEEYIEGSSLSEEVGEDRRLEVDRVLELMLDILQVLTFVHQYQVIHRDIKPSNIIRRQSDRRLCLIDFGAVKQFSPQLDEETERFTVAIGTKGYAAPEQLMGQPRLCSDIYSVGMIAIHALTGITPQKLRQDWSSGSAVWHHLVEDTVSVELMDILDKMVAYHFRDRYPSAVEAIEALKRIHQ is encoded by the coding sequence ATGAAAACTAGCCTCCCTTTGTGGCAAAGATGCCGTTCACTGGTGTGCGAGCAGATTTGGCCCAAACTCTGCCAATGGTGGAAGAATCCCCAGGATTCATGGATGGATTGGGTGAGTGTGGGAAATTTGGTGGTGATTGTGACGTTGACGACAGTGTTAGTGGTGGCGTTGAGGGAATTGGGTTGGACTGAATCACTGGAATTGTTAATCTATGATCAATTAACTCAATGGAGGGCGATCGCCGAAACGGACGATCGAATTTTGATTGTTGGGGTTACAGAAGAGGATATTCAGGCCCAGCAGAGGTATCCCTTATCGGATGAAACCATTTATCAGCTTTTGCAGAAACTTGAGGCCCATGAGCCGAGAATCATTGGTTTAGATATTTATCGAGATATTCCCCAAAATCCCGGCCGCGAGGAATTGATGGCCTATTTACAAGGGGAAGATAATCGTACCGTAACGGTCTGTCAACTCAGTAAAGGAGAGGATGATATTGGGGTTCCTCCTCCTCCTGGAGTTCCCAATGCGTATCTGGGGTTTGCGGATGTGGTGATTGATGAGGATGGGGTAATTCGGCGCAGTTTGTTATGGGGTAGACCGTTCCCGTCTTCTAAATGTCAGGTGACACAAGCCTTTTCCCTGCAACTGACACGCCATTATCTCAAGTATGAAAATATTGAAGCGAAACCCTCTCAAGGGACTTTGATGTTAGGGTCAGTGCCTTTAGAACGCCTGGAACCGAATACGGGAGGCTATCAGGGGGTTGATGCTGAAGGTTATCAAATTTTATTGAAATACCATTCTCCCGATCGCGTGGCTCGTAAAGTGACGCTGACGGATGTTTTGCAAGATCGGGTCGATCCCAGTTGGATACGCGATCGCATGATTCTGATTGGGGTGACAGCTCCCAGTTTGAATGATTTTTTTTATACTCCCTATAGTCGAGGACAAGAAAGCAATCATCAAATGGCAGGGGTAGAAATTCATGCTCAAATGATTAGCCAACTCCTGAGTGCTGCTTTAGAGGGCCAACCCCTGATGAGTACCTGGTCAGATCGGGGGGAAATCCTCTGGATTCTAGGGTGGGCCGCAGTGGGGGCAGTGTTAAGTTGGAAAGTTGCTCATCCTTTGGGTTTATCGGGAACTTTGGCGATCGCGGTTTTGGGTTTAGCCGGAAGTAGCTGGGGGTTCTTTCAAGCTGCCGTTTGGGTTCCCCTATTTTCTCCTGTGTTGGGATTGTTCATCAGTAGTAGTGGGGTGTTGGCTTATCGGTCTTATCAAACTGAAAAAGTTCAACAAGAAATGGCTGAACGGGTGAAACAACAAGAGCAAGATTTGAAGCTTTTACAAACGTTTTTAGAGGAACAGACTCAAGCACAAGATGCGACTCAATTGGAAGCTTCAGAAAATACTCAGACCTGGACAGAGACGGAGATCGATGAGGAAGAGTGTACCCAAATAGCTCCTGAAGATCCAGAAGAATGGACTCAGCCCATGAGTCTTTTAGGAGGGCGTTATCATATTACCAAGGTATTAGGTGCGGGAGGATTTGGCCAAACCTATTTAGCCCAAGATATTCAGCGCCCCCGACATCCGATTTGTGTCATTAAGCATTTACGACCGATTCAGACGGATGGGAATTTTTTTCAGGTTGCTCAACGGTTGTTTAAGACGGAGGCGGAAATTTTAGAGATTTTAGGAGAACACGATCGAATTCCCCAATTGTTTGCCTATTTTGAAGAGTATCAAGAGTTTTATTTAGTGGAAGAGTACATTGAGGGCAGTTCTTTAAGTGAAGAAGTTGGAGAGGATCGGCGCTTAGAAGTGGATCGAGTGCTTGAGTTAATGTTGGATATTTTGCAGGTGTTGACCTTTGTTCATCAATATCAGGTGATTCATCGAGATATTAAACCTAGTAATATTATTCGTCGTCAGAGCGATCGCCGCCTTTGCTTGATTGATTTTGGCGCAGTGAAGCAGTTTTCTCCCCAGTTAGATGAAGAGACGGAACGGTTTACGGTGGCGATCGGGACGAAAGGTTATGCTGCTCCAGAACAATTGATGGGGCAACCAAGACTCTGTAGTGATATTTACTCTGTGGGCATGATTGCGATCCATGCTTTAACGGGGATTACCCCCCAGAAGTTGCGCCAAGATTGGAGCAGTGGGAGCGCTGTTTGGCATCATTTGGTTGAGGATACGGTGAGTGTGGAGCTGATGGATATTTTAGATAAGATGGTGGCCTATCATTTCCGCGATCGCTATCCCTCTGCTGTTGAGGCGATCGAGGCTTTGAAAAGAATTCATCAATGA
- the uvrC gene encoding excinuclease ABC subunit UvrC yields MTNKNNSEFLCENPERLQQYLQEIPKSPGVYLMKDRGNSILYIGKSKQLRTRVRSYFRDFTSHNARIALMVRKVNDIEWIITDTEAEALALESTLIKRHQPRFNVLLKDDKKYPYICITWSDDYPHIFITRKRQRRNRKDKYYGPYVDGGQLRQTLDLIKRIFPQRQRPKPLYKDRTCLNYDIGRCPGVCQQLVEVDEYRQMMQKIAMIFQGRTAELVEELREKMQEASAALNFELAAQFRDQIQGLQALNASQKVDLSDDRISRDAIALAEDAERCCIQLFQIRSGKLVGRLGFFAEVGEPGAILQRVLEEHYQSADPLEIPAEILVQYPLQDGEFLLEYIRNSKQKKVSLQVPQRQSKAELIDLVYRNAQAELNRMQKLGDRTQQSLKDLAQILSLPEIPRRIEGYDISHLQGSNAVGSQVVFINGMPAKQYYRHYKIKNPTVQPGHSDDFASLAEVIGRRFRRFLENPQLPRRGNPDFPDLLLIDGGKGQLSAVVAVLSELELLPDLRVISLAKQEEEIFQPGDSEPLSTDPDQPGVQLLRRVRDESHRFAVSFHRQQRGDRLLTSRLDGIPGLGYERQKQLYKHFPSLDAIAQATPKQLQQVPGIGPHLAQNIYDYFH; encoded by the coding sequence GAAAGATCGGGGTAACTCTATTTTATATATTGGTAAATCCAAACAACTCAGAACTCGTGTGCGCTCCTATTTTCGGGATTTCACCAGCCATAATGCGCGTATTGCCTTGATGGTGCGAAAGGTGAACGATATTGAATGGATTATTACGGATACTGAGGCGGAAGCGCTGGCTTTAGAATCTACTCTAATTAAACGCCATCAACCCCGGTTTAATGTGCTGCTTAAGGATGATAAGAAGTATCCTTATATTTGTATTACTTGGTCAGATGACTATCCTCATATTTTTATTACCCGAAAGCGGCAACGGAGAAACCGGAAAGATAAATATTATGGCCCCTATGTGGATGGGGGCCAATTGCGGCAAACTTTGGATTTAATTAAGCGAATTTTTCCTCAACGTCAACGACCGAAACCTCTCTATAAAGACCGAACTTGTCTCAATTATGATATTGGGCGCTGTCCGGGAGTTTGTCAACAGTTGGTGGAGGTGGATGAGTATCGGCAAATGATGCAGAAAATTGCCATGATTTTTCAAGGGAGAACGGCGGAGTTGGTGGAGGAATTGAGGGAGAAAATGCAGGAAGCGTCGGCAGCTCTGAATTTTGAATTAGCGGCTCAATTTCGGGATCAAATTCAAGGGTTGCAAGCGCTGAATGCGAGTCAGAAGGTGGATTTGTCTGACGATCGCATCTCACGGGATGCGATCGCCCTTGCAGAAGACGCAGAACGCTGCTGTATTCAGTTGTTCCAGATTCGTAGCGGTAAATTGGTGGGTCGTTTGGGGTTCTTTGCCGAAGTGGGGGAACCAGGGGCGATTTTGCAACGGGTTTTAGAGGAACATTACCAAAGCGCCGATCCTCTAGAAATTCCGGCGGAAATTTTGGTGCAATATCCTTTACAAGATGGGGAATTTCTGCTAGAATATATCAGGAATTCTAAGCAGAAAAAAGTATCGCTTCAGGTTCCGCAACGGCAAAGTAAGGCAGAACTAATTGATTTAGTTTATCGCAATGCCCAAGCGGAGCTGAATCGGATGCAGAAATTGGGCGATCGCACCCAACAAAGCCTCAAGGATTTAGCCCAGATTCTCAGCTTACCCGAAATTCCCCGACGGATCGAGGGTTACGACATCTCCCATCTGCAAGGATCGAACGCGGTGGGGTCTCAGGTGGTGTTTATAAATGGGATGCCCGCAAAGCAATATTATCGCCATTATAAAATCAAAAATCCCACCGTCCAACCCGGTCATTCCGACGATTTTGCCTCCCTTGCAGAAGTGATCGGCCGTCGATTTCGCCGTTTTCTGGAAAATCCCCAACTCCCCCGTCGAGGAAACCCAGATTTTCCTGATTTACTACTGATTGATGGGGGAAAAGGTCAGTTATCGGCGGTGGTTGCAGTTCTCTCGGAGTTAGAACTGTTACCAGACTTGCGGGTGATTAGTTTAGCCAAACAGGAGGAAGAAATCTTTCAACCGGGCGATTCTGAACCCCTTTCCACCGATCCCGATCAACCGGGAGTGCAGTTACTGCGCCGGGTTCGGGATGAGTCCCACCGGTTTGCCGTCAGCTTCCATCGTCAGCAACGGGGCGATCGCCTCCTCACCTCCCGTCTCGATGGAATTCCGGGATTAGGCTATGAGCGACAAAAGCAATTATACAAGCATTTTCCGTCTTTAGATGCGATCGCCCAAGCCACCCCCAAACAACTGCAACAAGTCCCCGGAATCGGCCCCCATCTCGCCCAAAACATTTATGATTATTTTCATTGA